The window TTAGCAAATCGACTTTAATCCTCCACCGAACAGAGACGCGAACCACCCGAGCTTCAGTAGCCAGTCCACGTTCTATACATGTCAATAAAATCTCGTAACGTGGAATAAAACTACAAGTACGACCGTCTGCAATTGGAAATCTCGCGTATCGATCGCCTTCGCCGTTAAATCTTGCCATTTTAACGTAACGGGAGACCCAGCATTACCGATAGGTGGAATCGATTCCTCTTAGTATCTCCAGCAATGCACAAAAGAGACCACGTTTCACGCGCAATTATTACCAGCGACCAAATTCCAAAGCCGCAACGAAATTCTAACCACCTACACTCTTTGTTTACAGACTCGGTGTACCGGTGCACCGCGGAAGAGCGAACAATGGATATGAGAAGAGCAGAGGCTAAGTAGCAGGCTGCAGGTACAGGAACAGAGAGGGCGAAGCAACAGGAAAGAGGAAGCCGACCGAGTGTGGTGCGAAGAAGCAGCCGACAGAAAGTGTGTGAGAGAGGGTGAGAGAGGGAGAGATAGGGGGGAATAGAAAACGCCGAGAACGACAAGACTGAAACGACGAAAACAGTCCTTTCTTTCGAACAGCTAAGCGAAAACAAAACGAAAGCGAGAGAAATCTGCTagaggaaggaaaagaagaagaagaagaaggaggaggaggggaATAAAGAGGTTACGAgatcaaattttcataaaatttcgataAAGTTTCGAGTAAACAGCAGGTAGTCGAACAAAAAGATGAAGGAGAGCAGCTTATGGACATTGATTTGGGCAATGAGTCTGGCAACGAGTCTGAGCCTCGCGCAATCGGTCAACTGCCCTTCGCACGGTGAAATCTCGCCCTGTTCCTGCACACTGAAGAAATCCGGCTTGGACATCGTATGCGAGTACACGGACATACTTCACATCTCGGAGGTGATGAGCAAGTTGAAAGGGAGGACGAACGCGGTGATCTTTTATCTGAGGCTCAGGCACAACAACCTGCCGAAGCTGCAGCCGTATGTGTTCCTCGGCCTCGACATCCGCCATTTGACCATTCACAATAGCAGCCTGTCGAAGCTCGAGGAATCGTCTCTGAGTTCCATCGGTGAGTACCCTCCGCTTCTTCGTTCTTTGCCCAATGAGCGTCTCGATCATCCCTTTGACAACGTCTCGCGattcctctttttctccctgTTCTCAAATCGACCGACGGAAAAACCTTTTAATTCAATCGCCACCTCAACAGCGTTCTCCTTCGTCTGAAACGGTTTCGCTGCTCGTTCAGACCCGATCACGCGGTAAATTCAAGCAGCGATACGCTTCTTCTCGTCTTTGCTCCTGTCTCTTTGCGTTTAAGTAGAGACATATGCGGACCTTGAACGTTCTTCTTATTTACGCTTTGACATCTTCCTACCTTTcggtgtattttcttttttttttctttttttaagtatCTTTCCATTCTTCGCAAATGAAAAACCGCTTGATAACTGTTCCAACGTTCCATCGCGAATTCGCCTCTTACCTGACCCTTTCGACGAAGCGCAAGCAATTCATCAATGTGGTTTATCGCGGCGTTTCGCAGGGACTGGCCTGACGCAGCTGGACCTCTCGCAAAACGCTTTGCTCTCGGTGCCGTCTAGCGCTTTGAAGGATCTTCAACATCTACTTATACTGAACCTGAACCGCAACAAGATCAAAAACATCCACAAAAAGGCTTTCGAAGGGCTCGACACCCTCGAGATTCTTTCCCTGTACGAGAACGAGATCTCCTACATAGAAGAGGACGCGTTCACAGGATTGCACAAGTAAGTTACTTCAGCTGGAATCAACCACCTGCTACCTATCACCTGGCTGCGAATTTCATTACGTCGCTTTTTCTTCCATTACTTCGATCCTTATCACTTCcgattaatcgattaaaaaaaCTGACTTAAACAAGCGTCGTAGAATTAAGTTGCAAGTAAAAGGATACGTTTGAACCGTAGCCGGAAGCTGAGAAGATTGAATCTCGGAGGAAACAATTTGACCAAAGTGCCGACACCGGCGCTGCGCACTCTGGACATGCTGAAGAAGTTGGAGATGCAGGAGAATAGGATCACGGCCATTCAGGAAGGCGATTTCGAAGGTACGTCTACTTTCGTTTCCGCCTTCCCTGCGATTCCTCGACTTAGCTCGGGATTTCCTCTGGGGCGGTTGACGTTAACGCGCCACGTACGGCTCGAGCTCCTCGCGTTGCAGCGTTCCTGAAGTAGAATGATATTTGTTAAATGCTCTTTTCCCAATCTTTTTTGCGCCGaccaaattccttaaaaatcggaacgaactttcccatCGACCAATATTACGAAGCGAGCTGTCGGGATAAATAGCGGACGTTTAAGCAAATTCATATCGTTACGAGTACCactaaaaagaatgaaatatcgtactttgaatattttacgtgTTTCCGCTCGATATGTGCACTCTGTGCTTCGCTAGTATCTTCGAATATGCGATAATCACATGAAAATTCGCCGTATGGTAATAGGTAATATTTCTTACACAGTTTTATTGCAAAGAATTCACGCTAAAATGAGAAGAGATATTTATCGATGCTCGTGAAGATTCATATTTTtaggaaaataattaaaagggTGGAAAGGGATTTGGCTCGCTTATCGAATTATCGTAACGAGCACTATGATTATCTTGTATTATTCTTACAGATTGCGTTCGTTGTACGCGTCTGTGCATCTTCGCAGCTTCGAGGATTTTACTTTGAACTTGGTATTTCTCATCCATCGGACTTGCAACGATTCCATTTGAAATCAGAGTTTCGTATCGTTTGAAAGCGATTCGTTCGTCTTATTATACCAACTTCCTAGCTCGAGTACTAGACTGTAATCCACTTATATTCGATTAACCTCGTAACTTTACAGTGCGTGCACGCGCGTGCATCGCCGACCTTTTCGCATGCGAGCAATAAGGTCATCGATAGAGTTAATATCTGTATTTATTCTTAGACGCGAATTAGCTCGTCTCTAAAAAAGAGGGCCGCGTGGTAACTTTCAAGCAGATCGATTCGCGCAATGGCAGTGCCTCTTCAAGGGTGAGACCGACCCTTCGCTCCAACCCCGTGCTTTACTTTCTTCTGTCGACTTCTATTTTCAGACTTGCGATAGAAAAAGAACAAATCTATCTATTCGAATCtgtctatttctttctttttcacctCTCTACCTTTTACGATCTATGAATGGGACGACGAGTCGTTGCCTGAACCAATAACAACGACAGCGTTTCTACAAATCCTGGGAAACCTCTCTTTACCTGACGCGTATCTTAGACACTCTTTTTAGATCTTTCGTTCTAATGTTTCGTTATAAATTTCCCTAAACGATCGTGTTACGAACCTAGCTTACTTTGCACAGAGAAAGCAATTACCATGCTATCTTGCCAAAGCTTGCGAACGATAATCCGCAGACACGTACCGCAGCCAATCAGCGTCGTTCCTTCTGCAGATTTTCCACGAAAGACGGACGCTGATTGTCTGCGACACGTGTCTGCGGACAGTCGTCTGACGGCGCAAGCTCAGCTTAAGAGTACGGCTTATTCGTGGTTCGCTGCTGCGGATATTTCATCGCATACCTGATGATCTTTTTAATTCGATATTACCAGCATGTACTCTGAAAACACGGTTTCCACGTAACACGGTGGAAAAATTACCGCGGCCATTCTACAGCGCGATATTCTCGTAACACGATTTCCATATAACGCGACTTAATAGAAGACTTGGACAGCGTTCGTATAACACGAATATTTCCATCACGCTGTTTTGCTTTCGCTCGAAACACGATGTCGATACAACGCGGCACCTATTACTGCCGCGTTACAATAGGATTCACTGTAATAACGCAGGATACATCGTTACGGTATATGAAACTGGTAAAATTACTATATGCAAAACTATGgattttgtaaaatatcatGAAACCGGGACCATTCCTTGACGAAAGctgaaacgatatatattagCAGATAATGTAATTGTTGTTCAATTGAACACGTTAGTCGTGCCGATAAAAATTCTCTTTTCCCTGTGTTATCAGGTCTGAAAAGCCTGGATTCGTTAGGACTGGCGCACAATCAGCTTCGTGAAGTGCCGGCCCGCGTGTTTGCCCATTTGACGCAATTAAACTCTTTGGAGCTGGACGGAAATCAAATTACACACGTGGATCCGGATGCGTTCATCGGTCTCGAGGGTAAGCTTAATCACGATTTCATGCGATTCCTTTGAAACGTCTCGGCACGTGGCACGCTCGGCGAAACGCCATTATTTCTATCGCATCGCCTCGCACGCCTCGGATAACCGATTATCCGACCGATTTTCCATCAAACGCGTACACCGAGCTGCGTCGATCTCGATTTTCCGTCGACGGCAAAAGCCAACGTCGCGAGAACCGTGCTAATCGAAATTATTTCCGACAGTTCCCGTAAACTGCCTTTGTAACCGTTCAATCGCTTATCTGGTTCGAGAACGATCGTTGCACGTAACGATATTAAATCGTTCGATCGTCtaacattgcgttataacgtagaaattTGAAACGATGATCCTGCGGAAAAATCTTCGTTGCTCGTTGTCGGCGTCGAACGCCCGTTTAACGACAATTTGCTGATAAGTGGAACGTCGGTGAAATTCGCGAGTGCCTGCCTGCCTTCGTACGTAATTTCGCGAAAAAAAGACCGTCGGtgattcgattaaaaatttgattaaaaaatttaaaaaagaaagggtAATTTACGTAAATTCAATGGAAATAATCTCGCAGAGAGGAAGTTAAACGAGAGGCACGTTATGACAAGGCTATTCTGAAGGGAACAGTCGTCGCTCTTTTCAAACTCGATGACCTTTTTCCGGCAGGATCCTAGATATTCCTCGCTGAGGAATTAGCGAACAGATTGAACTTCTCTATGATTATGCGATGAAGTCTGCCTGTTTGACGTACAAACAGGTAGCAGACTCGATCGAATGGACGTTGTGCCCCGGGCGGAATCGAGGAAACTTGAAAGTTGCATGCACGTCGATGAAATATTACCTTGCTACATCGTGACTGTGCGACGATTACAGGTCAATTATACCGTACAGCACGGATTGTCACGTACCGTGGCGAATAGTGTGAACGGTCTGATTTAAAGCGCATGTTTCAATATTCTATGGTGCCGGCACCATTCCGAACGTAACGCGTTGCAACGAATCCGCTATACGATATGTAACGTAGGATGTGTCTGAAATCATGGTACGAGCGATCGGGTGGTAATTCTACGcacaaaaataagtcgaaaagaaagaataacgttttttcgttcgaggcctcgtttttgagaaaaatgaGTTTGAAAATCGGTGAGGTACGCGTGCACCTCAATTGTACGTTTCCATAAATTTCGATCGACAATGTATATTGTACGTTTAATAGTGTGTTTAATATGTTTAAGAATACAGACACGGAGAGGAACAGAAGTTTTACAAATGGAAGAATTAACTTACACGGTTACCCAACCGATTTTCAGACTcacttttctcgaaaacgaagcgttAAACGAAGAAACGTTATTCCTTCTTTTCTGCTTATTTTTACACGTAGAATCACCAGCCAACCGCTTATACCGCTTAACTTCGAAGACACTCTGTGTATGAACATTCCTTAATTCGACGAAAACAGCCTGAAATAGACGAATGTATAGCAGCTGTCGCATCTGAAATTGCAATTTAAATGATAGCTCGCGGCTCGCGCTTTCTTTGTAAGGCGTACTTTGTACGTATAAGATATTCCTTTGCTCGATAACTGGTTTGAAACATCGATTATTCAACGTTAATAAACAGAAAAGGACGAAACGATTCGATAAATAAACTTTCCAATAATCGATCGATGGTAATAGCAATTCAAGCGAGCTACGCTTTGCtgtaaacaaacaaaaaaagcGTTAGACGACCATTTTTACGCGTGCTATGCCGTTAACGGGGCAAATATCAGCGCGTTTATGGCTCTGCAGCCCTCTATAATCCAAATAACTTAATCCAAATTACTTGTCATCACGCGATCATCCAACACACGTCTCTCACCTTATCGGGGGAAAACGATTTAAAGAATGTGAAGAAACAAAGCGTATCGATCGCAGCCAACGAACGAATTGGAATCGTCGAGGAACGAAATTTTCCCTACGTTCAACGTAAACGCGTTGCGTTCTCTTTCACCGTCGATTAATTAGCCTCGTTTCCCAAGCCCAAAAACCTGTCGTATTACGACTACGCTCAcgcgtattatattttaatcgaattacaGAGAACCTGCAATATCTGCGACTGGGCGATAATAATTTACACTCGGTGCCGAGCGACGCGTTACGCCGTCTACATCGATTACGTCACCTCGATTTAAAGGCCAATAACATTACCGTGCTCCCGGAGGACGCTTTCACCGGATATGGTGACTCCATTACGTTTCTCAACCTGCAGAAGAAcctgtaatttttattatttcgttaagAAAACGATAATTCTCTTCTTGTAGAATTCTATCATCGTAAACGGCAAcgttctcctctctttctcttttctttttccttttctttagaATCAAGGTGCTGCCGCCTTTGgttttcgaaaatttgaacTCCCTGGAAACGCTGAGTCTGCAGAACAACAAGCTCACGCACATACAGGAGGAAGTGACTGAAAATATCGTGGACACCCTACGACACATCGATATCACAGGTAAATGTCAAGGATCCGTTCGAACCTCCTTGGAGAGAGGGCAACGCGTAAGTCATGTTCCTGGGAGCCATGTTCCTCTTAGAAGCCAACCTGATTAACACGATTTTGTGGAAGGAAATGCGCGATATTCGCGTAATTAGTATCACTCGATgttaaaggaaagaaaacggAAAACTTATTATCGGGAACTTACTTGCTTATTACGAAGAGACAGGCTCAGGCTGGCGCAAATAGCGTGGTAAATTAAAAAGCCTAGTCCCTGTAATTGCCAGTCTTTGCTCTGCATTtccttttatgaaattttaacgaCTCGTacaatgtttcgtataattccACGAATGTGTCTAATTGAACGACAAACGGGAAGGATTTGAAACGTAAATGAAAGCAGTCATCGAGTAAAAGTATAGGAATGAAATATCGCGAAGAGTGGaggaaaatatttcaagagTTAGTTAACGAACTCGCCGACGAGTTTTTAAGTCGGAGGATTCAGAATGCAGCGACTGCGACTCGGAGAAGTGGTAGTCATTAAGAGACGTCATTATCGTGTGAACGGAGAAACACTCCTTTTAAATAATGCCCTGTAAGACCTACGAACGAGCGCTGCTCCTGCAACATCGTAAAGCTTAACAGGCCGCAATCGAACCAAGCTCTTTCTCCACAAAGGTATCTCAGTTCGCCAGAACGATTCAATAGCCAGCGTAAAATGAATTAGTCGTTTAAGAAATTACAGTTGCCCGAACTAATAAAAGCTATCGAGGAAACGATCGACTAGAAGTATATCcaagaataaaagaaacgaaataataaatacgTACACTGGACATTTATCTGAAACATTTTCCACTTGCACTTTTTCCACAGACAACCCTCTGATCTGCAACTGCGAGCTACGATGGTACACCGCTTGGTTGGGGAATTTACGCGACAAGGACGACGAGAGGATGTCGAGGAAGCGCACTGTGTGCACCATGCCCAACGAACATCGGGAGTACTCCGTTCAAAACATACCGTTGGAGAGAATGGGTTGCGTCGGTGAAAACGCTGGAAGAACCTCGTCGACTGGCAGCTGCGGCGTTTACATCGATATGATGCTAGAAATAGCAACAGTGGCCATCGTTGCTATGCTCTAACTGCGATATTCGATGCCGTTATGTCACGTTATGTCCGAACATCTCAGTTTCCCCTAGCGCGAATTTATTCCCCTGATTCGCGAACGCGAATGCTTGCTACCGGCGGCGTTATCCTCGTTTGCTCCACTTTCGTTGGCCAGCGAATTTATCGTTCTTCTGTCGTCGTGCAATCATGCCACGGTCGCGGAGACGTGACACGATTGAACGATTTATAGCTTAATCCTTTATGTAGTCTCACTTTCGACCATTGCAATTCCACTGCTGCGCAATTCGAGTAAATCTACTTAACGAGCAAATGTATCGAGAGCTGGTCGAAAGTCGTGGGAAATGTTTGCGCGCGATATCGTATCGTTGAATCGTAAAGAAATCGaagatgttttttttttcaatgttCGTTATCTTATTGctacttttcctttttatcgtacgaaagacgaagggaaaagaaaagaacgtatCGAGCACGATGTCGTTCGATCAGGAGTAGAACGAAGCCGAAAAACGATACGATTGAATATAATACAGCACCCGTGTACATCTCAGTTGTCGCGTCTGACTGGTCGAATTCCAAGGTCGAAATCGTAGGTGTTCCATCGGGAACGAACGACGGTCAAAGAATATCCGAAACGGGGCAAGAGAGAATTCGATCGCGACGTACGATAACAGGGTGAAAAAGGAGCCCTCGATATCATAAATAATTGTAAGAGCCTTTTTCATCGAACGTTACATATCAAGATCGTTGCCAAGTATTTTATGGATGTCTGTTAAAGCTCGCACGAATGCGAGATGCGTAGTATAACTTGATAGAAAATTCGAATGTCTATAGTTTAGCCGTCACTCATCCACGGACATTCATCTTATACATATCAACGCGTTCCTTAAACCATTGGGACGATATCGTCGACATTTCTTAATGTTAGCACTTCGTACGTCACAATCTCACGTAATAGCAATATAGACGATAGGTCGTCAATCTCCAGTTTCTGTTGTTGCTGAAAGTTGCGAAAATATTCGTCAGACAGCCTGACCGACGGTATTtacgataaattaatttttcctattttatatAATAGGTATATATATAAAGGTATTTAGTTCCGgtttgaaaattatacaaagtTACATTGCTAATTTATTATCTGGATATCGGTTCCACGGTATTTGCGTTATTTCAGGAAAAATCGCGAATTTATTACGTTACTCGGCCGATAAATATTCGGTGGAAACGGAGTAATCGGGTAATCGATATTCAGGCGTGCTCTTTAGCCTGCAATCTTTGCCGGTGATATCTTGAGATCGTTCAGCTGCTTAACTCCATTCACAAAGGACCGACCGGTCGAAATGAAATAACGACTGCTGATGAAACGTAATATACTCAACAGGAAACCGACACTTGTCAATTCTGGTAGAGCACGACCGCGATCATTCAAGTGGCTTGTCGCTTCTGTTTTGTAGGCTCTACTTGCGCTCTAGACGTCGACACTTATACGGCGCGTGATAAAATTACACCGTCTTTCAGCAACGCCGCGAGATGAGACGGCAAAACGATCGTGTACGTCGCAGTTACGCTTTTGCCGCACCATCCTTCGTTTCAACTAGACGCTTTAAATTCCCCTCTTTATTATAGCAACGCACGGATTGTGACGTGCGAACACACCACGTATGCTTGTATTTCGAGTTGCGAAACGTGTTCGAAGTTCGTTCGATACGCGCGGCAAACGTCaaagatatttgtaatatttttcgaCGAACGCGGAAAATTCGATTGTTACGCGGAAACGAAGAAAGTATAGAGACAAATCCTGCacgtaattattatattgtcGGATTACATTAAACGATAtagagatatatgtatatcatatgaGTGGGTTGATCAATCCGTTGCGAGTATTTGTTGGTAAAATGGTAAACCATCATCGAACACCTTTCGTACACTTTATACCGcgcgatataattattaattatcgataATGCGTTCACAGAACGCAGAATCGTAAATAAGTTACACATGGAAAGTACATCGTGTTTTACTATTCGATAAATAGAgtaataaaaaagtaataagATTAAGGCATTAATATTACGAATAATATACTGCATATCGAAATTAGATTAATGATAATATTACGTCGTGACACGAACCACTATGAAACCTAATGGAAATCGAAGGAAAATCACAAAAatattcgttttccttttttttcgaaatttatacGATTTATTATCGAATTATCGATTGTCCTCGAAACAGATACTACGTATGATTTAAAACATCGATCTGAccgattttatttaattaataaatcaagTTTCTCTTTCAAAACGTTTTGAGTTATACGGAAGGTATCGGAGGGATGACAagatattaagaaaatattttttccttcgATCAAAAAAGGGAGAAGGTTCGTGCCAATATCACACAACACACACATATCATTTATACGCCCAAAATTTTACCTGTAAAATAATGGTTAATTAAGGCTTCACTGATATAATCTCTAAAGATCATATACATATCGTGAACGTGAGAtttaagagaatttatttgttaatatatatataatatatgtacgttacatatatatacacattattacgatcatcaaagatatattatatacctatatattatatatatacatatacgcatTGGATGTTTTTTCTAAGAAGTTTCatcgatataaaaatacaaagttgTTATTTACGTGCTGTTGTTACAAGTGAATAATCTCATTGCAGATTATTTCAGCCCAGTATCTATTTAATGATTGTCCAGTACTTTCTTCTCTGACGAATTTTCTTTATTAGTTGGGacttgaaaaaaatattaagctTCATTTAAACGATACGCCGAGTGGTATTCTTTGCAGGCCCTACACATAGCTTAGGATCCTCAGGAGGCATATCGAAGATACGTTTTCTTCATATCTTACTACTTTGATGCCAATTattttgttaaaagaaaaagattcgcTCGAACGACAGCACGTGAATGATTATAAGTTGACGAAAAATACCAGTAgatacagaaataaaaagaatagtaACGTTAGCATAGACGCACTTATCCAGTGAGGCAGGAGTTTAGATCCCAAGATTAAAGACTGAATCGACGGGAAagaagtagaaaaatatataagtatatccGTTTCCGCATTGATCTTAGCTTTTGTCGAGCAATATCGGTCTCTTGTTTCATTTTACCTATCAACAGTACCATATATATTCGCGACTTTCTCAAAAACTTTTTATTAGAACTTGGTACATAATATCGACGGATCATAGATTTCTTTCTAATTGTATTATCTTCTTCATTGACATATTATCAAAAGAAAAACCAAGGGACTCCTGACTCACATAGTGAAACATATCCCTTTAGGTGATCGTAGAACGATGAAACGGGCTAGTCGCTTGCGCGTATTCGCGTCGGAGACACCCAAAGAACCATGTCGAGACATATCTCTGATGGCCGTAGGTTTTAGTCTCGCCGGCTGCGttgttattattactaattattataagCGGTATTTTTGTACAGTGTCTTACAGTGATGAAGTCGTTGCAGGCGCAGCCGACGAGCCGTTCACGGCGTAGccatattatacattatataaatatatatacatacatatatttatttcaattatagcGCGTAATACTCTGAAAACCTTTCTTTGGCGTACACATGATACATACAGAGATGCATGTGCACGCATGTAAACGTAAATTAAAAAAGCGTCAGTTtaacgaaacgaaagagaaaa is drawn from Bombus terrestris chromosome 12, iyBomTerr1.2, whole genome shotgun sequence and contains these coding sequences:
- the LOC100642295 gene encoding chondroadherin-like protein translates to MKESSLWTLIWAMSLATSLSLAQSVNCPSHGEISPCSCTLKKSGLDIVCEYTDILHISEVMSKLKGRTNAVIFYLRLRHNNLPKLQPYVFLGLDIRHLTIHNSSLSKLEESSLSSIGTGLTQLDLSQNALLSVPSSALKDLQHLLILNLNRNKIKNIHKKAFEGLDTLEILSLYENEISYIEEDAFTGLHNRKLRRLNLGGNNLTKVPTPALRTLDMLKKLEMQENRITAIQEGDFEGLKSLDSLGLAHNQLREVPARVFAHLTQLNSLELDGNQITHVDPDAFIGLEENLQYLRLGDNNLHSVPSDALRRLHRLRHLDLKANNITVLPEDAFTGYGDSITFLNLQKNLIKVLPPLVFENLNSLETLSLQNNKLTHIQEEVTENIVDTLRHIDITDNPLICNCELRWYTAWLGNLRDKDDERMSRKRTVCTMPNEHREYSVQNIPLERMGCVGENAGRTSSTGSCGVYIDMMLEIATVAIVAML